The segment aataaacgagacaattattttcaaaaaataattgactaatatGGAGCATAGGGAGTTAtaaataacagaaaaaaaaactcgaaaaatataacttaaatacatttttatgcgattctaaaaaataattaaaatttttcataaatcaaagGATTTGAGAAATTGTATCTGAAACTTCTTATCTTAATATGTCtacaaaaggagaaaaatactttttattttattaaattgacaattattacataaatcttattttttttatagaattatattttaaatgacaaaataatattgaattcatTTTACGCGAAGCTAACTCATCGATCCTTATTTGGACCAATGCTAActcaatttttcattaatttttgttccttttATATGCAACATCTATTTATTTCTCTAACTACTTTCACCTCCGgcttaaataatatatttaattaaatacatgataaacttattcaaattttataacgAGATAACTCACTTAATCCCTCCGATTAATGCAATATCATGATGAAGTTTTACATGGTCATAACTACAAGTATTCATgcatatataaaatgtattaataGCCTATACAATACAATAGATTATCTATTATACGATAAATTAAAACAAGTAAAATCGTGTAAAAATTCTTTATATTGTATTAAATGTAGTGACTTTAATATTTAGTCACTAAAACAATtgtataagaagaagaaaatcacaACTACCACTACAAACCCCCATGCATTTCCTTCTACCTTGAAAGACATAACTTGACAAACAAAAAAGATCAAAACAAGAAGCAACCATCCCCATCCTCCAAACTCATCTTCATATTCATAAACACGACTCTGCTTATAACGATTCTCTTGAAAAAAAGGTAAATAGAAACTcgttaaatatattataatgacCAATACAAGAGGGACAATAAGGATTTTTGAAAATGTATATGATAATAGTATGAAAGAAAGAGGTAGTATGATTGATTGAGTTGTATTGTAAAGTAAAAAGATAGCTAATAGAGggattaaaatgaaaaaggtgAAATTCAAATCTTCTACTAGTGAAATAGTGTTTATTACAAGACTATGACCATAAAGAAGTAACACTAAAGTTAGTACAAGGAGAAGAGGGATCAATGGAGAAGGCCCTTTGGCCATATATACAaactaaaaagagaaaaaaaaaacagattcagaatttaagttatatacacgTACAGAGAGAATTCAAAAACATTCTCTATATCTTCACGAGATAATAATAAAGTTTGTTTACATCttaatatgttattgttgttgtcatGTCATTCCAAACATTCATAACTGAAATTTATACAATAACTTACCTGCTAAAATTGGTAAAGTAACTAAatgatgtgaaaaatatttaaatcagGATTAATGGATATTAATTAAACTCATCAATTTTTGGGGTTTAAGAAAGGTTGTGATGAAGAATGAGGTTAATTTTATTGTAAAtctattttttggatttttaatACTCAAATGGCTCAGAACAAAAGGGCATTAATGcatctttaaataaaaaatagtgttGGTAACTTTGCTtctaatgaaaaaaatgatttaccaaaaaatatttatttgcttTTAAGGGTTCTAATAATGAGtcatatctttctttttcacatatATAGTATAGTAGTTTTATTTGGTCTTATTTGTTTTACATTTTAAGttgtaataataatgaaatcttTGCTTCAAGCCTCACTTCAGTTAATTACTccctttatttcattttagctatcgttttattttaaatattatttaatttaaaataattattattttaaaattttaaaataataatataaaataaataaataacataatatatatgaCATATTAAACGCCTCAACTTTTTCACCCCAATACCCTCCGCTTAATTAATTTTacgaaatatatattatttttataaacatcatataatcCTATCCACTAGAGTAAAAACATGTTTTCTCAATTATTGAGTCTTCAATTTTATTCTACTGAGGCTAGGATATGTTTTCTCAATTATTGagtctttattaattaaaattttgaataaaatagaagttccaacaaaaaaaagtcaaactaACTTTGAGAATCCTCAAGAAGTCAAATGTTCAAAACTATTAGggattgaaattaaaaaatataaaataaaaaaggaaaaaaatattttatatatttataaatgtttAACCTAAAAATTCTTAAACAACTTGTTTGTATGCTATATTTGTGGATATGTCTTGAAGTAGATATGCTGAGTCaattaaaacattattttatattttgggtGGTGATGataattcattaaattattGAATCTAATAATTGGGAGTTGTATATTCTTTttaaacaaatgaaaatgaCTGTTTTGTTATTTAGAAAGTCAAGTgctatatttttaattatttataatatctCTATACTTTTATTCTAATTaagtatttatatttaaattaaaaaaattaaatatgtcgAACTCTGCTAGCTAGCTActttaactttgtttttttataCGCACTCAATGAACAccaaattaatcaatatatgcATAATATAACACTTGTTCTTACATCAACTTTTAACACTTAATCATATCagtaatttctttattaattaagttgatgtgacacattttcattctttattaattaagttgatgTGACACATTTTCAGTTTTAATACAATACAAGAAGTTTATGTTGAATAAGTAACATTTTACGatgtattttttatcatattaatatataaaaacttgTAATTTATACACCATGATAGTTAAAAAAACGAATAGAGTATTTAAGACAAAGAAAACGAATAAAGTATTTAAGACGGGGAATGAGATGTCATGGATAATGTAATGTGTAGAACTTAGATCCAATTATGAATTATTCCACAGTATTGATAGCAACAGTATATTTTTGTTCCATTTTGTGTTGAataatatcttcttcttttttttaaaaaaaaaataaataaataaaggctGTGTATTGGGGAAAAAAGAAATTTGCAGAAATCttattagtttaaaattttattatttggatACTTTTTAACTTATAATATCACGAATGTTATCAGAATTTGATGCGTCTAGATACAtccaaatatatgtatttttgaatATATGAGGTTAAAATCAggtataattttattcaaaatttaacgTATTCAAATAGATTCACATGTATTTGGATATATAGACAAATCTTACTCACCACTGATCTACTATTTATCACTATCTCCTCCCCATCTCACTCGCCTCTGTCCTCTTCTCACCCCTTCTCTTcctattttaatgtatatgataaaatacatgtatcaagctaagcatattttctttaatatgtGATAGAAAACTCTTAGTTAATGATAAGATACgtaattatttaaatgtataGGTATGTTTAGTATATAGTGTAAATATATGTCTAATAAAATAGTTTCCCTAAAATTACTaggaaaaagaataaattttcattgataaaataaaagttcaaaataataaatcaactAAACTACAATGATTTCTCACTTATCAAATAATATCACTAAAAAGAAGAAACCATATATtatactaatattttgttctcCACCCTTTCTTGGTGGGAAGTGATGTTGcttttgtgatgaattatgtctcacactctttctttcttttaagtAAACATTAACAACCTTATCCTTGGCACTCACTTCACTTCTCTTACCTTGTTTTCTTCATAATGCTAATCTACAAGGCTCAACATATTCATAAACACTAGTCTTCATATTTTCGAGAGTTAGCGGTAAGGTTTGTGAACTAAGGTTTTATTATCtttctgaatttattttttttgtaattttatacttttttgtCTTACGTGACACACACCGTGAttccacgcaattgaggcgcgtggAAGATATTTGAATGCCACGTAGGTCAAAAAggtacacaaaattacaaaaaaagaataaattcaagggataataggaccttaatttaGCTAAAAcgtgtctctgaaattttgaTCATAGTCTAGGAATAATAGGACCTTACTTTATAGAGTTTCATTAGATTGGTTCTTATTGTTATTGTAGCCCagtatgtatatttattatggttatcgaggtgaatttaaaattttaagttctataaaaaataaacttacaaagttttatataaaatatttttaaaatatagttaaaattaataaattttattatttttttttatagaattgtAATTCGTCTTTATTAGCCACATAAAAGGAATTATAACTTAATACGTGataacaagtaaaaatataatttcatatgtgATAACCTAATAAGCTGAATTATAACTTTGCCTCTAGAGACTTGATACATTCACATTTTTCACAAATATAAAGTAGATGAAgatatagtaaaatttaaagtttacgAATTTTAAGTCTTATCGAATGTAAACActtattgagtttttagatAAATTATTAAAGATACTCTATTGTCTatgttaatgtttatgtttcacacaaattaattttttttcttaagaagAATTTGTCTATTTTAGCTctaaaagataatattattgACCATTGATGATAAGATTAATTAAAGACCCGTTTGCATATGgactttttttctaaataaaacaACATTTGATTATACAttcaatttattatataataataaaaaaaaaacaagaaaaaaagaagtacTAATTATTTGTGATAATAGTTTTTTCAGTCTCATGAAATCCATTAGTGTGAATAGAGAAGATTTTAAAAGTATCCTCCAATACCATGGGTGTTGGAATTTTGTGTAATCCTAGTTGTATTGTCAGCTTCCACATTTGTTGTTATACTTGTCATAattatttcagttacttcaatTTGTCAGTTTCTTTGTTCAATTTCACTACTCAAAATGGActcataccaaaaaaaaaaaaaaaaactccaactTTGATTCTTAAACAAGTGGAACAACTAAATTGATCAAAGatttcaacttttcttcttcttgtttgttTTCCCCTCTTTTAGTTTTCTTGGACTAGAGGAATGGTTATCAGTGGTGTGAAAGCATCTTCAGTAGCTATGGTTTCTTTAGACATTTGCAGCAGGTAAAATTTAAGAGTTGCATTTGGGTTTTAATGGATTTTGGTTCTTGTTTTCGTTTATCaggaaaaaaaacaatctttttttgttttgtttgtggtTTCCTAAGAAGGGTGTTTGATGAGCTTTGGTTCTTGTTTTGATTTATCAAGAAAAATGTGaacattttttgttttctttagaAGGGTGTTTGATGAAATTTGATTAATCAGGAAAAAAtgcaatcttttttttttgttttctttatggtTTCTTTAGAAGGGTGTTTGATGAGCTTTGGTTCTTGTTTTGATTTATCAAGAAAAATGTGAGCTTTTTTTGTGTTCTTTAGAAGGGTGTTTGATGAAATTTGATTTGTcaggaaaaaaataaagcaatctatttttcttttgtttatggtttctttagAAGGGtgtttgatgaattttggttCATGTTTTGATTTCTCAAGAAAAATGTGAGCTTTTAGAAGGGTATTTGATGAGTTTTGTTTCTTGTTTTGATCTATCCAGGAAAAAATgcaagttttttttcttctgtatTTGGTTTCTTTAGAAAGGTGTCTACTAAATTTTGGTTCTTGTTTtgatttataaagaaaaatgtgaacttctttttttcttttcttttttctttctttagaaGGGTGTTTGTTGAATTTTGATTCTTGTTTATTTTGACTTATCAGTAAAAATATGAgcttttctttctcttctttagAAGGGTGTTTGTTGAATTTTGATTCTTGTTTTGACTTATCAGGAAAACTGtgagcttttttttttctcttctgtTTGGTATTTGGTTTCTTAGAAGGGTGTTTGATGAATTCTGATTTATCAGGAAAAAATGTGAGCtttattcttctatttttgGTTTCTTTAGAAAGGTATCTGTTGAAATTTGATTCTTGTTTTGATTTATCAAGAAAAATGTCagctttatttcttttctttttggtttctTTAGAATGatgtttgttaaattttaattcttgtTTTGATTTATCAGGAAAAATGTGAGCTTTAGAAGGGTGTCTGATgggctgtttttttttttgttgattgtaCTTTGTTTATGTAAAGTTATTTGTGGATTGGAGAAGAATTTATGCTAGTACTAGGCCAAAATTCCCAAACCCTTTATTCTGTGGGATCATCAGGTATAATTTTGATGGTCGCGTTGGATGTTGGATTGGGAACGAGAAAGGAAAATGGAACAAATTGGCTGCTACTTCTGCAAGTACAAAGGCACCTAAATTGGGAATGAGCATTTTACCTTTGGCTTCCTCTGCTGCTCTAGCAGAAACGCCATGGTCCTCGCGAGCCAAATTCTATAAGGAGGTTTGGGACTACATTTCTTGTTATATGCTGCTTTATAGATCAATTCTTGCTGTCAAAATGGTGATTTCATACTTGTTTAATCAGTGAATAGAGAtactttcttttgttattttatggGATACCCTTTCCGTCTTAGCCTGTTAAAAGATGAATGACACCTTTCTGTATTTAAGAACCTTACTTTTTGCAATGTGTTCTTTTCGCCATATAAATGTCATGACATGTTAAAGAGCACAAATTTTAAGATCTTTCTGGTCTTAAGCGTTGTGCCCAGTCAAACACCACCATGTAAGAATGAGTATATAATATgcctatttttgttttattgcaGTATCTCGGTCTAAATTTTGATCATTGATTGAGATTTTGCGATTTGGCAGGTTTTGAAAGATGCTAGGGAAAAGTTTACACAGGAGATATCGTTTCAGTCCAAGGACAAAGATATATCCCTGGCAAAGGTAGTAATTTGTCTTGCTAAGCTCTTTTTGTGCAATGCAGTTGATCAGTTGGTTTAATATAACCACTTTTTTGGTATCAAGGGACAAAAATGAAGTGGCTGTTTGTTTTTGGAATGTTCTGTCCATAAATAATTCCGGCTTTGTCGTTTTTCCTTTAGATAAATGCAAATAAGTAAACAAATGTTTGTGTATGAACGGAGGCGTTCAGCATTCGAGTTAAACCATCATTTTGCGAGTAACGTGCATGTTTTTCGTTCTTTTACTTGTATTAATTGCTTTCTTCATTTGGTTGTTTTGTCGTTTTCTATTATCCGGGTTAGGCTTTGCTCTATGTTGCTTCTGAAGACGAGGCATTTATGGATTTCAACCGGGAAATGGATTTTTATTCACTCCAAAATGAACGAACATCTACTTCACTGCCATCTGATACACTAGACTGGAAATGCGTGGAAGCCATGCCTCTGGCTGGAAAGAATATGAGTGAATGGATGGCCGAGTTAGATTCCATTGCAAGAGAAGTTGAGGCGGAGCTAGTTCCGAGAGATATAGGATGCCATTTGGTTGAAATTTTGGATGCAGTGAACGTTGTTCTTTTTAAGTCGAGGGGTTTTAAAAGGTCATCTGTGACAGTGGACTCAAAATGTTCATACCTGCATTCAGTGTTAAGCTCTGGACATTGTAGCGGTACATCTCAAATTTGTCTCACCAATATCCTCGTTATTTTGCGTATTTCTTAAAGCTCATGAAATTCAGAATTCTTTCCTGATTGCTTCA is part of the Solanum pennellii chromosome 8, SPENNV200 genome and harbors:
- the LOC107027050 gene encoding uncharacterized protein LOC107027050 isoform X1 is translated as MVISGVKASSVAMVSLDICSRYNFDGRVGCWIGNEKGKWNKLAATSASTKAPKLGMSILPLASSAALAETPWSSRAKFYKEVLKDAREKFTQEISFQSKDKDISLAKALLYVASEDEAFMDFNREMDFYSLQNERTSTSLPSDTLDWKCVEAMPLAGKNMSEWMAELDSIAREVEAELVPRDIGCHLVEILDAVNVVLFKSRGFKRSSVTVDSKCSYLHSVLSSGHCSAILLSVIYIEVCRRLNLTIVGSRIGEEFLIWPQTGNPEELFKVTSGHSLFGIVNGKCVDDPRSMASDINSNSLSELEIATNRDIIGIALANLMRIHWKRASRANHGLMLTSPLRSVDKSDEKFKKTDASTVPLLRPQDLRLAIMASQRLLILQPHNWVLRRDHGMMLYYSREYEEAVQELSICMVFAPEEEAQVLEAFVEKLHLLQLESSWKNLERKGSLTVT